The following coding sequences lie in one Vicugna pacos chromosome 5, VicPac4, whole genome shotgun sequence genomic window:
- the SLC35F5 gene encoding solute carrier family 35 member F5 isoform X3, with amino-acid sequence MVPPRHHRGAGRPGALSSSPPFRLSSAKFSGSALEDIRKACKTRLQMVCVFIMNRMNSQSSGFTQRRRMALGVVILLLVDVIWVASSELTSYVFTQYNKPFFSTFAKTSMFVLYLLGFIIWKPWRQQCTRGFRGKHAAFFADAEGYFAACTTDTTMNSSLSEPLYVPVKFHDLPSEKSENTNIDTEKTPKKSRVRFSNIMEIRQLPSSHALEAKLSRMSYPTVKEQESLLKTVGKLTATQVAKISFFFCFVVSLLFIICLEFEF; translated from the exons ATGGTGCCGCCACGACACCATCGCGGGGCAGGAAGGCCAG GTGCGCTGAGTTCTTCACCTCCGTTTAGACTCAGTTCTGCCAAGTTTTCAGGCAGTGCCCTTGAAGATATAAGAAAGGCCTGTAAAACAAG ACTGCAAATGGTGTGTGTATTTATCATGAACCGAATGAATTCCCAGAGCAGTGGTTTCACTCAGCGCAGGCGAATGGCTCTTGGGGTGGTTATTCTCCTACTTGTTGATGTGATATGGGTCGCATCCTCAGAACTTACTTCG TATGTTTTTACTCAGTACAACAAACCATTCTTCAGCACCTTTGCAAAAACATCTATGTTTGTTCTGTACCTTTTGGGCTTTATTATTTGGAAGCCATGGAGACAACAGTGTACAAGAGGATTTCGAGGAAAGCATGCTGCTttt TTTGCAGATGCTGAAGGTTACTTTGCTGCTTGCACAACAGATACAACCATGAATAGTTCTTTG AGTGAACCTCTGTATGTTCCTGTGAAATTTCATGACCTTCCAAGTGAAAAGTCTGAGAACACAAACATTGATActgaaaaaa CTCCCAAGAAATCTCGTGTCAGGTTCAGTAATATCATGGAGATTCGACAGCTTCCATCAAGCCATGCGTTGGAAGCTAAGTTGTCTCGCATGTCCTATCCTACTGTGAAGGAGCAAGAATCCTTACTCAAAACTGTGGGGAAACTTACTGCAACTCAAGTAGCaaaaattagcttttttttttgctttgtggtaAGTCTTCTCTTTATTATATGTTTGGAATTTGAATTTTAA